The following proteins are co-located in the Nonlabens ponticola genome:
- the yidC gene encoding membrane protein insertase YidC, producing the protein MEEKKTDWRTILGMTLIFGLLMFTFVYNQDEPVADETAAQELVIEDETTPVSGTAQPADSTAIADQAASGEMLDFENNLVAFKVNSKGAVIEEALLKNFKTYDSLPVYLARGDDHYFNLQLTTQDGRKINTKDLIFTPRQSRNGENEVISFTAPVGSGSIEYRYEMKPNDYMLDFNIRSNGISSVVNTSEDPQLNWGMKAYRRSKSMSNENRYTEIKFEYDGGSDDYTGQGDTADEEEENISYIAYKQHFFSSILLTDTPFKYGVLESTNIESINEEQDTYTKEFDSQLTLEYSGGELAYNMDWYFGPTDYDILTTYDRNLDEVVDLGWGIFGWINEFAIRPYFTFLTVNLGIAFGIAIILLTITVRLVLSPVLYKSYLTQAKMKILRPELNKIAEKYKDNAMKKQQETMRVQSEAGASPLSGCLPALMQMPVFFALFKFFPTAFDLRQKSFLWADDLSSYDEIFSLPFEIPFYGDHVSLFPILASISIFFYMQMTTGQSMQSPQPGMPNMKFIMYLSPLFMLVFFNNYASGLSLYYFVSNLITIGIMLVIKNFIIDKDRVLAKIEKAKAKPKKKKGRFAAKMSEIMEQAQAQQEAQKKKK; encoded by the coding sequence ATAGAAGAAAAAAAGACAGACTGGAGAACGATATTGGGCATGACGCTCATTTTTGGACTTCTCATGTTCACGTTTGTTTACAATCAGGACGAGCCTGTAGCTGATGAGACTGCAGCACAAGAGCTGGTGATTGAAGATGAAACTACACCAGTAAGCGGCACCGCGCAACCTGCAGATTCCACTGCGATTGCAGATCAGGCAGCAAGCGGCGAGATGCTGGATTTTGAAAATAATCTTGTTGCCTTTAAGGTCAATTCTAAAGGTGCGGTTATTGAGGAAGCGCTTCTCAAGAATTTTAAGACCTACGACTCGTTGCCCGTTTATCTAGCTAGAGGTGATGATCATTACTTCAATCTACAACTTACAACGCAGGATGGTCGCAAGATCAATACTAAAGACTTGATATTCACACCTAGACAGTCGAGAAATGGTGAGAATGAGGTGATTAGTTTTACTGCACCTGTTGGTTCTGGTAGCATTGAGTATCGTTATGAAATGAAGCCAAATGATTACATGCTGGATTTCAATATACGATCTAATGGTATTTCTAGTGTCGTAAATACGTCAGAAGATCCTCAATTGAATTGGGGTATGAAAGCTTATCGCAGGTCAAAAAGTATGTCTAACGAAAATCGATATACAGAGATCAAGTTTGAATACGATGGTGGCAGCGATGATTATACAGGACAAGGCGATACTGCAGATGAGGAAGAAGAAAATATCTCTTACATCGCTTATAAGCAACATTTCTTCTCATCCATTTTATTGACAGATACGCCATTTAAGTATGGTGTCCTCGAGTCAACAAATATCGAGTCTATTAATGAAGAGCAGGATACGTATACTAAGGAGTTTGATTCTCAATTGACGCTGGAGTATTCTGGTGGCGAGCTGGCCTATAACATGGACTGGTATTTTGGCCCAACTGACTATGATATACTTACGACCTATGATCGCAACCTAGATGAAGTTGTCGACTTAGGTTGGGGAATTTTTGGCTGGATCAATGAATTTGCCATACGTCCATATTTTACATTCTTGACTGTAAATCTGGGTATCGCTTTTGGTATCGCGATTATATTATTAACAATCACGGTACGTCTCGTGCTTTCTCCGGTACTCTATAAGAGTTACCTGACACAAGCCAAGATGAAAATCTTGCGTCCAGAGCTCAACAAGATTGCAGAAAAGTACAAGGACAACGCCATGAAAAAGCAGCAGGAAACCATGCGCGTGCAAAGCGAGGCTGGTGCCAGCCCGCTTTCAGGTTGTTTGCCAGCCTTGATGCAAATGCCCGTTTTCTTTGCCTTATTTAAGTTCTTCCCAACTGCCTTTGACTTGAGGCAAAAGAGTTTCTTATGGGCAGATGACTTGTCGAGTTATGATGAGATTTTCAGTCTTCCATTTGAAATACCTTTTTATGGTGACCACGTGAGTTTGTTCCCAATTCTAGCATCTATTTCCATATTCTTTTATATGCAAATGACTACTGGACAATCTATGCAATCACCACAACCTGGCATGCCTAACATGAAGTTTATCATGTATCTGTCACCACTATTCATGCTAGTATTCTTCAATAATTATGCAAGTGGTCTATCACTGTATTACTTTGTGTCTAACTTGATTACGATAGGTATAATGCTCGTGATCAAGAACTTTATCATCGATAAGGATCGAGTACTCGCCAAGATTGAAAAAGCCAAAGCAAAACCTAAAAAGAAAAAAGGACGTTTTGCAGCAAAGATGTCAGAGATTATGGAGCAGGCACAAGCACAGCAAGAAGCTCAAAAGAAGAAAAAGTAA
- a CDS encoding DUF389 domain-containing protein, whose protein sequence is MIEEEKKEEQSMEENQKAILGIWDNAKDFMHNLLDIREDSDRNETIESVRKDISFQGHNAWILIFSIFVASIGLNVSSTAVVIGAMLISPLMGPIVGMGLGTAINDERMLRRSLINLGVMVGLSLITATLYFALTPISEYTSELQARTYPTILDVLVAIFGGLALIVAKAKKGTISNAIAGVAIATALMPPLCTAGYGIAEWNIAIFGGAMYLFSINTVFIGLSTFVVCKLLRFPMVKYANQKHRKKVSRIATAVGIVVLLPSVWLFYQLYQQQIQKALVAEYLEENIDYAGVRATSEWNPAANTLDIILFGAPVPDLVIAQWKEKFNKIEKLQGITCNFYQGTRPASFDNTNNEDITLLQEERINDIKLLQDRDTRIIALEREITNLQAASRGFTTIKEELKLLYPELKSISFSPSLISDLETTRIDTVDVFTVVYKYDVATDKQKAQINERLKSWLTYRMKSDSLQIRELESKPAAN, encoded by the coding sequence ATGATAGAAGAGGAAAAAAAGGAAGAGCAATCCATGGAAGAGAATCAAAAGGCGATCCTGGGAATATGGGATAATGCCAAGGATTTCATGCATAATTTGCTCGACATACGTGAAGATTCTGACCGCAACGAGACTATAGAATCTGTGCGCAAGGATATCTCGTTTCAGGGTCACAATGCGTGGATTTTGATTTTCTCCATTTTTGTGGCATCCATTGGTTTGAATGTAAGTTCAACAGCGGTGGTGATAGGAGCCATGTTAATCTCACCTCTTATGGGACCTATTGTAGGAATGGGTCTAGGTACAGCCATCAATGACGAGCGCATGCTGCGCAGATCATTAATAAACCTAGGTGTCATGGTAGGTTTATCGTTGATTACCGCGACATTGTATTTTGCACTCACGCCTATTTCAGAATATACCAGTGAGCTACAAGCACGTACGTATCCTACTATACTGGATGTTTTGGTCGCGATTTTTGGTGGTCTAGCTCTTATTGTTGCCAAAGCCAAAAAGGGAACCATATCTAATGCCATTGCTGGTGTAGCCATTGCGACTGCTTTGATGCCGCCATTGTGTACCGCAGGTTACGGAATTGCAGAGTGGAACATCGCCATTTTTGGTGGAGCGATGTACTTGTTTTCTATCAATACGGTCTTTATAGGTCTATCAACCTTTGTTGTCTGTAAACTGCTGCGTTTCCCAATGGTTAAGTATGCCAACCAGAAGCACCGCAAAAAGGTTTCTCGCATTGCAACCGCGGTAGGTATCGTGGTTCTTTTACCATCGGTGTGGTTGTTTTATCAATTATACCAACAACAGATTCAAAAAGCTCTAGTAGCAGAATATCTAGAGGAAAACATCGACTATGCTGGCGTGCGTGCCACATCAGAGTGGAATCCGGCGGCAAATACGCTCGACATCATATTATTTGGTGCACCTGTGCCAGATCTAGTGATCGCTCAATGGAAAGAGAAATTCAATAAGATTGAGAAGCTGCAAGGAATTACCTGTAATTTTTATCAAGGAACCAGACCAGCATCATTTGACAATACCAATAATGAAGACATCACTTTATTGCAAGAAGAACGTATCAACGATATTAAGCTATTGCAGGATCGCGATACTAGAATTATCGCACTAGAGCGCGAGATCACCAATTTACAGGCTGCTTCTCGTGGATTTACAACTATTAAAGAAGAACTAAAATTACTATATCCTGAGTTGAAGAGTATTTCGTTCTCACCTAGTCTGATAAGTGATCTTGAAACTACAAGAATTGATACCGTTGATGTATTTACCGTAGTTTATAAGTACGACGTTGCTACCGATAAACAAAAGGCGCAAATCAATGAACGTCTTAAGTCATGGCTTACCTATCGCATGAAATCTGATAGCCTGCAAATAAGAGAATTAGAAAGTAAGCCTGCTGCAAATTAA
- a CDS encoding MlaE family ABC transporter permease, which yields MKLLSNLGKYMIMLFEVFRRPTKPVVLKELILKEIDDLIIGSLGITAFIALFMGAVVALQTSLNLNNPLIPKSLIGYAVRQSIILEFAPTVISIIMAGKVGSYITSSIGSMNVTEQIDALRVMGINPLNYLVFPKIVAMLFYPFLIAAIMFVGILGGFMAAVYGNLVSAEDFIIGLQDSFIPYQIAYAFIKTAVFGIILATIPSYHGYFMKGGALEVGKAATTSFVWTCVAIIIANYLLTLILL from the coding sequence ATGAAACTACTGAGTAACTTAGGAAAGTACATGATCATGCTGTTTGAGGTTTTTAGGAGACCTACAAAACCAGTGGTACTCAAAGAATTGATCCTTAAAGAAATTGATGACCTAATAATAGGATCATTAGGAATAACAGCTTTTATCGCATTATTTATGGGTGCGGTTGTAGCACTACAAACATCACTTAATCTTAATAATCCATTGATCCCTAAGTCATTGATAGGATATGCGGTAAGGCAATCCATCATTCTAGAGTTTGCGCCTACGGTTATTTCCATTATCATGGCAGGTAAGGTTGGATCTTACATTACCTCAAGTATAGGTAGTATGAACGTTACTGAGCAAATTGACGCGCTGCGAGTCATGGGTATCAACCCACTTAACTATTTAGTTTTTCCTAAGATTGTTGCGATGTTGTTTTATCCGTTCTTGATTGCCGCAATTATGTTTGTGGGAATTTTGGGTGGTTTTATGGCTGCCGTTTATGGAAATCTTGTGAGTGCTGAGGATTTTATCATAGGACTGCAAGACAGCTTTATTCCTTATCAAATTGCATATGCCTTTATAAAAACTGCAGTTTTTGGAATCATACTAGCAACTATACCTAGCTATCACGGTTACTTCATGAAAGGTGGAGCACTCGAGGTAGGTAAAGCTGCTACCACATCATTTGTATGGACCTGTGTGGCCATTATTATCGCCAACTATCTGCTAACCCTAATCTTGCTGTAA
- the pafA gene encoding alkaline phosphatase PafA, with protein sequence MRKLVFLSLISLFMVSCGSTLSRKQNPRQPNEESTIDSTAIEAPQQDALEQPKLIVGIVVDQMRYDYLTRFYSRYGNDGFKRLMKDGFNFTNNHYNFIPTYTAPGHASIYTGTTPADHGIIGNNWYDKFKGEYIYNTDDANVVSIGIEDDKEGKMSPRRLLSSTVTDELELFTQGRAKVIGISIKDRGAILPAGHAADAAYWMRGGDKGIFISSSFYMDAAPLWVQQFNNSNPAAKYLKEWNTLYPIETYLASGPDLNDYERAPRSKEQAIFPYDLANLAAENGNYSLIKSTPYGNSFVADFAIAAITNEQMGQDNTPDFLAVSFSSTDYVGHQYGVNSVEIEDTYLRLDKDIARLLNHLDQEVGDGNYTVFLTADHGAVNVPAYLKEKKFNAGYFNERDFVRDLDTALTEKFGNGKLIRNVSNDQVFLNMQSVESIDASSQEVEEFIASFARNYPGIDKAYTRTAMVSTGFTGGMAAMVQRGFHQQRSGDVIFVLDPAVIVYGDKGSTHGSLQSYDTHVPLLFYGYGIQKGRSTDRTSITDVAPTISSLLQISFPNSATGKPLTKALKQL encoded by the coding sequence ATGAGAAAATTGGTATTTCTGTCACTCATTTCCCTGTTTATGGTTAGTTGTGGTAGCACGCTTTCGCGAAAGCAAAATCCTCGACAGCCTAATGAAGAGTCGACCATCGATAGTACTGCGATAGAGGCTCCTCAACAGGATGCTCTTGAACAACCAAAATTAATTGTAGGAATTGTCGTGGATCAAATGCGCTATGATTATTTGACTCGATTTTATAGTCGGTATGGCAACGACGGTTTCAAGCGTCTCATGAAGGATGGCTTTAATTTTACCAATAACCACTACAATTTTATACCTACTTATACGGCACCAGGTCACGCTTCCATCTATACAGGAACTACTCCAGCAGATCATGGTATCATCGGGAACAACTGGTATGATAAATTCAAGGGAGAATATATTTATAATACCGATGATGCAAATGTGGTTTCCATAGGAATTGAGGATGATAAAGAAGGAAAGATGTCTCCACGCAGGTTGCTATCATCTACGGTGACTGATGAGCTAGAGCTGTTTACTCAAGGTCGCGCCAAAGTGATAGGAATATCCATCAAGGATCGCGGCGCAATTTTACCAGCAGGACACGCGGCAGATGCCGCTTACTGGATGCGTGGTGGCGACAAAGGTATATTTATAAGTAGTTCTTTTTACATGGACGCGGCACCGTTATGGGTACAACAATTTAATAACAGCAACCCTGCTGCAAAATATTTAAAGGAGTGGAATACACTATATCCTATAGAAACATATTTAGCTAGCGGTCCAGATTTGAACGATTATGAGCGAGCACCGCGCAGTAAGGAACAAGCTATATTTCCTTATGATCTAGCTAATCTGGCTGCAGAAAATGGCAACTATAGCCTGATTAAATCTACACCTTATGGTAACAGCTTTGTGGCAGACTTTGCCATTGCAGCTATTACCAATGAGCAAATGGGGCAAGACAACACTCCAGATTTTTTAGCGGTAAGTTTTTCAAGTACCGATTATGTAGGTCATCAATATGGCGTGAACAGCGTTGAGATCGAGGATACTTACCTGAGACTAGATAAAGATATTGCTAGATTACTCAACCATCTGGATCAAGAAGTAGGTGATGGTAATTATACCGTATTTCTTACCGCAGATCACGGCGCGGTCAATGTTCCCGCTTATTTAAAGGAGAAAAAATTTAATGCTGGCTACTTTAACGAGCGTGATTTTGTGAGAGATCTAGACACAGCATTGACTGAAAAGTTTGGGAATGGTAAGCTTATAAGAAATGTAAGTAATGACCAGGTGTTTTTAAATATGCAGTCTGTTGAGAGTATCGATGCGAGTTCTCAAGAGGTTGAAGAGTTTATCGCGTCTTTTGCCCGCAATTATCCTGGAATTGATAAAGCATACACCAGAACGGCTATGGTTTCAACTGGTTTTACTGGTGGTATGGCAGCTATGGTTCAACGAGGTTTTCATCAGCAACGCAGTGGTGATGTAATCTTTGTACTAGATCCAGCTGTGATCGTGTATGGTGATAAAGGTTCTACACATGGTAGTTTACAAAGTTATGATACGCACGTACCATTGTTATTTTATGGGTATGGCATACAAAAAGGCCGCAGCACAGATCGTACTTCAATAACTGATGTTGCACCGACTATTTCTAGTTTGCTACAAATAAGTTTCCCAAATAGTGCAACAGGTAAACCGTTAACAAAAGCTTTAAAACAATTGTAG
- a CDS encoding mannose-1-phosphate guanylyltransferase: MSKKYAVIMTGGVGSRFWPVSKQDFPKQFHDMLGTGRSLIQSTYDRLIKQVPVENILILTNEDYISLVQEQLPQVLKENIVGEPAMRNTAPCILLAALKVEKKDPNAVMVVAPSDSFIGQEDKFQEDLETAFRFCDEHRDALLTLGVQPTSPNTGYGYIEYVRSDQEVKKVKQFKEKPDLDTATAYLASGNYLWNAGMFVWSVNGVVSAFAKAEPSLLQLFKQGTSCFNTAQEQDWLNDNYSQAKDVSIDYAIMERSDQVYVLPTDFGWNDLGTWSTLYQQLEKDDRKNAVVGADLLSESASGNMILTSSGKKVIIEGLEDFIVVDQNDVLMILPKNRDQEIKQIRKQAVKKYGSDIA; the protein is encoded by the coding sequence ATGAGTAAGAAATATGCAGTAATCATGACTGGTGGCGTGGGATCACGGTTTTGGCCAGTAAGCAAACAGGATTTTCCTAAGCAATTCCATGACATGCTGGGCACTGGTAGATCCTTGATACAAAGCACCTATGATCGACTCATAAAGCAGGTACCCGTTGAGAATATACTCATACTTACTAATGAGGATTATATATCGTTGGTTCAAGAGCAGTTGCCACAGGTTCTTAAGGAGAATATAGTCGGTGAACCAGCTATGCGCAACACGGCTCCTTGTATTTTACTTGCTGCTCTCAAGGTAGAGAAGAAAGATCCCAATGCTGTGATGGTGGTCGCACCTAGCGATAGTTTTATAGGTCAAGAAGATAAATTTCAGGAGGATCTAGAGACGGCTTTTCGTTTTTGCGATGAGCATCGTGATGCCTTACTCACACTAGGTGTGCAGCCCACGTCTCCTAATACTGGTTATGGTTATATCGAGTATGTACGCAGCGATCAAGAGGTCAAGAAGGTAAAACAATTTAAAGAAAAGCCAGATCTGGATACCGCGACCGCTTACCTAGCGTCAGGTAACTATTTGTGGAACGCTGGTATGTTTGTGTGGTCTGTTAATGGTGTAGTTTCAGCTTTCGCGAAAGCGGAACCAAGTTTACTACAGCTCTTCAAGCAAGGAACTTCTTGCTTCAATACAGCTCAAGAACAAGACTGGCTCAACGATAATTACAGCCAAGCAAAAGACGTCTCTATTGATTATGCCATTATGGAGCGCAGTGATCAGGTGTATGTGTTACCGACTGATTTTGGATGGAATGACCTAGGAACATGGAGTACGTTGTACCAGCAATTAGAAAAAGATGATCGTAAAAACGCCGTGGTAGGCGCAGATTTATTGAGTGAAAGCGCTAGTGGTAATATGATCCTGACGTCCAGCGGTAAAAAGGTAATTATAGAAGGCCTTGAGGATTTTATAGTTGTAGATCAAAACGACGTGTTGATGATTTTGCCGAAGAATCGCGATCAGGAAATCAAACAAATAAGAAAACAGGCTGTCAAGAAATACGGCAGCGATATCGCATGA
- a CDS encoding DUF6646 family protein, which produces MKNLILALALLATTVSMGQAFTGKGDSKFQIGANFQDNATGIQATYDYGVGENISFGIATVYALGISDEVEDADFDQRADLRLRFNANIGNVIGISEMFDVYPGLSFGTKNFGGHLGGRYFFTDGFGLYTELQVPFAKYDSDDLTPAEELNNQFNLSFGMSFNF; this is translated from the coding sequence ATGAAAAATCTAATTCTTGCCCTGGCGCTACTTGCAACGACTGTATCTATGGGTCAGGCTTTTACAGGTAAAGGTGATTCTAAATTCCAGATAGGCGCCAACTTTCAAGATAATGCTACTGGTATTCAAGCCACTTATGATTATGGAGTGGGTGAGAATATCTCCTTTGGTATTGCAACCGTTTATGCTCTGGGAATAAGTGATGAAGTAGAAGATGCAGATTTTGATCAAAGAGCAGATCTACGCTTGCGTTTCAATGCAAACATTGGTAACGTCATTGGCATTTCTGAAATGTTTGATGTATACCCAGGACTTAGTTTTGGTACCAAGAATTTTGGTGGACATCTAGGTGGTCGCTATTTCTTTACAGATGGTTTTGGATTGTATACAGAGCTTCAAGTACCGTTTGCCAAATATGATTCTGACGACTTAACACCAGCAGAAGAATTGAACAATCAGTTCAATCTGAGTTTTGGAATGTCTTTTAATTTCTAG
- a CDS encoding glycosyltransferase — MSVNNQTMRIAIIIPAHNEEAFIAQTLQSLVDQTLKPSKVIVVSDNSTDDTAAIAGSFQDKLPLQVIEDSSSAQNVPGSKVINAFNKGLEIIDPEKYDLICKYDADLIFPSNYLEIVVSRFRESKITGMAAGHCTILKNGQWVVENQNNPDHIRGALKAYHVDCFKQIGGLRATIGWDTIDEMLARFYGWQVVTIDNLYVKHLKPTGAAYHKKSKFLQGEAFYKMRYGYLLTAITAIKMAAKHKNATIFYHYLKGYQLAQRKNLEPIVTPDQGRFIRKYRWNGIKKKLGF, encoded by the coding sequence GTGAGCGTAAATAATCAAACCATGCGCATTGCCATCATCATTCCTGCTCATAATGAGGAAGCTTTTATTGCTCAAACTTTGCAAAGTCTTGTCGATCAAACCTTGAAACCCAGCAAGGTGATAGTAGTCAGTGATAATTCTACAGATGATACGGCAGCAATAGCTGGATCATTTCAAGATAAATTGCCGCTACAGGTGATTGAGGATTCCAGCAGCGCACAAAATGTTCCAGGTAGTAAAGTTATCAATGCATTTAATAAGGGTCTCGAGATAATCGACCCAGAGAAATACGACCTTATTTGCAAGTATGATGCAGACCTTATATTTCCATCAAATTATCTGGAGATTGTGGTGTCACGCTTCCGCGAAAGCAAAATCACAGGAATGGCAGCTGGACATTGTACTATTTTGAAAAATGGTCAATGGGTAGTAGAAAACCAAAACAATCCAGATCATATAAGAGGTGCACTCAAGGCGTATCACGTTGATTGCTTTAAACAAATAGGTGGTTTGCGCGCCACGATAGGTTGGGACACGATTGATGAAATGTTAGCCAGATTTTATGGCTGGCAGGTAGTAACTATTGACAATTTATATGTCAAGCATTTGAAACCTACAGGAGCAGCCTATCATAAAAAGTCTAAGTTCCTACAAGGCGAGGCTTTCTATAAAATGCGATATGGCTATTTATTGACAGCAATTACTGCGATTAAAATGGCTGCTAAACACAAAAACGCAACAATTTTCTATCACTACCTCAAAGGTTATCAACTAGCCCAAAGAAAAAACCTTGAACCAATTGTGACACCAGATCAAGGTCGTTTTATTAGAAAATACCGTTGGAATGGTATTAAGAAGAAACTAGGCTTCTAG
- a CDS encoding SprT-like domain-containing protein — MAVLDKYLPALAVQPLTTLLETYHVHLKIVNERATRHGDYRPLPDGSHRITINSNLNPYRFLVTLVHEIAHLVAFKKYGYRIKPHGIEWKMTFQKLMLPFLRPEVFPTDLLPVMARHFKNPRASSDTDSVMSVALRSYDPPSDKIYIFELERGALFKAMKGRTFKRGNKLRKRYQCVEVATGKMYLFQPNVQVQLYKPV, encoded by the coding sequence ATGGCAGTACTAGATAAATACTTGCCAGCTCTCGCCGTACAGCCATTGACAACCTTGCTGGAGACATATCATGTCCATCTTAAAATTGTCAATGAACGTGCTACCAGGCATGGAGATTATAGACCACTGCCCGATGGATCGCACCGCATCACGATCAATTCAAATCTCAATCCATACAGGTTTCTAGTAACGTTGGTACATGAGATAGCGCATCTGGTAGCATTCAAAAAATACGGCTACCGTATTAAACCTCATGGAATAGAGTGGAAGATGACCTTCCAAAAATTGATGCTGCCGTTCCTGAGACCAGAGGTTTTCCCAACTGATTTATTGCCAGTCATGGCACGGCACTTTAAAAATCCTAGAGCAAGTAGCGATACAGATTCGGTTATGAGTGTAGCACTGCGATCCTATGATCCACCTAGTGATAAAATCTATATATTTGAATTAGAACGTGGCGCCTTGTTCAAAGCCATGAAAGGACGCACCTTCAAGCGTGGTAACAAATTGCGCAAGCGGTATCAATGTGTCGAGGTAGCCACAGGAAAAATGTATCTTTTCCAGCCTAATGTTCAAGTACAATTATACAAACCGGTATGA
- a CDS encoding ABC transporter ATP-binding protein, giving the protein MLEIKELHKGFSGEEILKGITATFEQGKTNMIIGASGSGKSVFLKCMLGLFTPDQGEIIYDGERLNEMDEDRQKELRMEMGMLFQHSALFDSMTVEENVMFPLRMFTKMRKKERLEVANDILEKVDLTGLNQKMPSEISGGQQKRVALARAVVNRPKFLFCDEPNSGLDPKTATIIDNLIQKVTHESNITTVIISHDMNSVLEIGETIIFLKDGKIVWNGNNKKIFKTDNEAVTDFVYSSELFRKVRIAQNEGIAT; this is encoded by the coding sequence ATGTTAGAAATTAAAGAATTACATAAAGGCTTTAGTGGTGAAGAAATTCTTAAGGGAATAACGGCAACCTTTGAACAAGGTAAGACTAACATGATTATAGGTGCCAGTGGATCTGGTAAATCTGTTTTTTTAAAATGTATGTTAGGGCTATTCACACCAGATCAAGGCGAGATCATATATGACGGTGAGCGCCTCAATGAGATGGATGAAGATCGACAAAAAGAACTGCGTATGGAAATGGGTATGCTTTTTCAGCATAGTGCGCTTTTTGACAGTATGACGGTTGAGGAGAATGTAATGTTCCCACTGCGCATGTTTACCAAAATGAGAAAAAAGGAACGGCTAGAAGTAGCTAATGACATTCTTGAGAAGGTTGATTTAACAGGTCTGAACCAAAAAATGCCTAGTGAGATTTCTGGTGGTCAACAAAAACGTGTTGCGCTAGCGCGTGCGGTTGTAAATAGACCTAAGTTCCTATTTTGTGATGAGCCCAACTCTGGGCTGGATCCTAAAACGGCAACCATCATTGATAATCTAATTCAAAAAGTCACCCACGAGTCAAATATTACAACGGTAATCATTTCGCACGACATGAATTCTGTTCTTGAAATCGGTGAAACCATAATTTTCTTGAAGGACGGTAAAATCGTGTGGAATGGAAATAACAAGAAAATCTTCAAGACAGATAATGAGGCCGTTACAGACTTTGTTTACAGCTCTGAATTATTTAGAAAAGTGCGTATCGCACAAAACGAAGGTATTGCTACTTAA